One window from the genome of Vidua chalybeata isolate OUT-0048 chromosome 3, bVidCha1 merged haplotype, whole genome shotgun sequence encodes:
- the LOC128785722 gene encoding uncharacterized protein LOC128785722 isoform X2 — protein MIRELENQGVVSKTHSPFNSPIWPVRKSEGEWRLTVDYRALNEVTPPLSAAVPDMLELQYELESKAAKWYATIDIANAFFSIPLAAECRPQFAFTWRGVQYTWNRLPQGWKHSPTICHGLIQAALEKGEAPEHLQYIDDIIVWGKTAAEVFEKGEKIIQILLKAGFAIKKSKVKGPAREIQFLGVKWQDGRRQIPIDIINKITAMSPPTSKKETQAFLGAIGFWRMHIPEYSQIVSPLYLVTRKKNDFHWGPEQQQAFTQIKQEIAHAVALGPVRTGPDVKNVLYSAAGNHGLSWSLWQKVPGETRGRPLGFWSRSYRGSEANYTPTEKEILAAYEGVQAASEVIGTEAQLLLAPRLPVLGWMFKAKIPSTHHATSATWSKWIALITQRARIGKLNRPGILEIITNWPEGENFSLADEEEEVAHAEEAPPYNQLPAEETHYALFTDGSCRIVGMKRKWKAAVWSPTRRVAEATEGEGGSSQFAELKVVQLALDIAEREKWPKLYLYTDSWMVANALWGWLERWKKANWQRRGKPIWAADEWKNIATRVEKLPVKVRHVDAHVPKSRANEEHQNNQQVDRAAKIGVSKIDLDWQHKGELFLARWAHDASGHQGRDATFKWARDRGVDLTMGSISQVIHDCETCATIKQAKRVKPLWYGGRWSTYRYGEAWQIDYITLPQTRHSKRYVLTMVEATTGWLETYPVPHATARNTILGLEKQILWRHGTPERIESDNGTHFKNSLINTWAREHGIEWVYHIPYHAPAAGKVES, from the exons atgATCCGTGAGCTGGAGAACCAAGGGGTGGTTAGCAAAACCCattcacccttcaacagccccatctggcctgtgcgtaaatccgaaggagaatggagattgacagtGGACTACCGTGCCCTAAATgaggtgactccaccactgagcgctgctgtgccggacatgctggaactccagtacgagctggagtccaaggcggcaaagtggtatgccactattgaTATTGCcaatgcgtttttctccattcctctggcagcagaatgcaggcctcagtttgctttcacctggaggggcgtgcagtacacctggaaccgactgccccaggggtggaaacacagccccaccatctgccatggactgatccaggctgcactggaaaagggtgaggctccagaacacctgcagtacattgatgacatcattgtgtgggggaaaacagcagcagaggtatttgagaaaggggagaaaatcatccagattctcctgaaagctggttttgccatcaagaagagcaaggtcaagggacctgctcgagagatccagttcctgggagtgaagtggcaagatggacggcgtcagattcctaTAGATATCATTAACAAGATCACAGCgatgtctccaccaaccagcaagaaggaaacacaagctttcttaggcgccataggtttttggagaatgcacattcctgagtatagccagatcgtgagccctctctacctggtcactcgcaagaagaatgatttccactggggccctgagcagcaacaagccttcacccagatcaagcaggagattgcccatgcagtagcccttggcccagtcaggacaggaccagatgtgaagaatgtgctttactctgcagccgggaaccatggtttgtcctggagcctttggcagaaagtgcctggtgagactcgaggccgaccactgggattttggagtcgaAGCTATAgggggtctgaagccaactatactccaacagagaaggaaattttagcagcctatgaaggagttcaggCCGCCTCGGAGGTGATCGGTACAGAAgcgcaactcctcctggcaccccgactgccagtgctggggtggatgttcaaagcaaagattccctccacccaccatgccaccagtgccacatggagcaagtggattgcccttATTACGCAGCGCGCCCGGATTGGAAAattgaatcgccctgggattttggagataattacaaactggcctgaaggtgaaaactttagtcttgcagatgaagaggaggaagtggcACATGCTGAAGAAGCGCCACCATATAAccaactgccagcagaagaaacacactatgctcttttcactgatggcTCTTGCCGCATTGTAGGAATGAaacggaagtggaaagcagccgtatggagTCCCACACGACGAGTTGCGGAAGCTACTGAAGGggaaggtggatcaagtcaatttgctgaactcaaagtggttcaactggccctggacattgctgaaagggagaagtggccaaaactctacctctacactgattcatggatggtagccaatgctctgtgggggtggctggagaggtggaagaaAGCTAATTGGCagcgtagaggaaaaccaatttgggctgctgatgAGTGGAAAAACATTGCCACCAGGGTAGAGAAGCTACCGGTGAAAGTTCgtcatgtagatgcccatgtccccaagagcagAGCCAATGAGGAACACCAAAACAACCAGCAAGTAGATcgggctgcaaagataggggtatcaaagatagacttggattGGCAACACAAAGGGGAATTGTTCTTGGcacgatgggcccatgatgcctcaggccatcagggtagagatgccacttTTAAGTGGGCACGAGATCGAGGGGTGGATCTAACCATGGGCAGTATATCTCAGGTAATCCACGACTGTGAGACATGTGCtaccatcaaacaggccaagcgggtaAAGCCCCTGTGGTACGGTGGGCGGTGGTCCACGTATAgatatggggaggcctggcagattgactacatcacactgccccagacacgccacAGCAAGCGTTATGTGCTCACaatggtagaagccaccacaggatggttggaaacctatcctgtgcctcatgctacggcccgtaacaccatcctaggccttgaaaagcaaattctttggaggcatggtacccctgagaggattgagtccgACAATGGaactcatttcaagaacagccttatcaacacttgggctagggaacatggtattgagtgggtgtaccatattccctaccatgcaccagctgcaggaaaagtagagag ttag
- the LOC128785722 gene encoding uncharacterized protein LOC128785722 isoform X1, which produces MIRELENQGVVSKTHSPFNSPIWPVRKSEGEWRLTVDYRALNEVTPPLSAAVPDMLELQYELESKAAKWYATIDIANAFFSIPLAAECRPQFAFTWRGVQYTWNRLPQGWKHSPTICHGLIQAALEKGEAPEHLQYIDDIIVWGKTAAEVFEKGEKIIQILLKAGFAIKKSKVKGPAREIQFLGVKWQDGRRQIPIDIINKITAMSPPTSKKETQAFLGAIGFWRMHIPEYSQIVSPLYLVTRKKNDFHWGPEQQQAFTQIKQEIAHAVALGPVRTGPDVKNVLYSAAGNHGLSWSLWQKVPGETRGRPLGFWSRSYRGSEANYTPTEKEILAAYEGVQAASEVIGTEAQLLLAPRLPVLGWMFKAKIPSTHHATSATWSKWIALITQRARIGKLNRPGILEIITNWPEGENFSLADEEEEVAHAEEAPPYNQLPAEETHYALFTDGSCRIVGMKRKWKAAVWSPTRRVAEATEGEGGSSQFAELKVVQLALDIAEREKWPKLYLYTDSWMVANALWGWLERWKKANWQRRGKPIWAADEWKNIATRVEKLPVKVRHVDAHVPKSRANEEHQNNQQVDRAAKIGVSKIDLDWQHKGELFLARWAHDASGHQGRDATFKWARDRGVDLTMGSISQVIHDCETCATIKQAKRVKPLWYGGRWSTYRYGEAWQIDYITLPQTRHSKRYVLTMVEATTGWLETYPVPHATARNTILGLEKQILWRHGTPERIESDNGTHFKNSLINTWAREHGIEWVYHIPYHAPAAGKVERDQVVHGG; this is translated from the exons atgATCCGTGAGCTGGAGAACCAAGGGGTGGTTAGCAAAACCCattcacccttcaacagccccatctggcctgtgcgtaaatccgaaggagaatggagattgacagtGGACTACCGTGCCCTAAATgaggtgactccaccactgagcgctgctgtgccggacatgctggaactccagtacgagctggagtccaaggcggcaaagtggtatgccactattgaTATTGCcaatgcgtttttctccattcctctggcagcagaatgcaggcctcagtttgctttcacctggaggggcgtgcagtacacctggaaccgactgccccaggggtggaaacacagccccaccatctgccatggactgatccaggctgcactggaaaagggtgaggctccagaacacctgcagtacattgatgacatcattgtgtgggggaaaacagcagcagaggtatttgagaaaggggagaaaatcatccagattctcctgaaagctggttttgccatcaagaagagcaaggtcaagggacctgctcgagagatccagttcctgggagtgaagtggcaagatggacggcgtcagattcctaTAGATATCATTAACAAGATCACAGCgatgtctccaccaaccagcaagaaggaaacacaagctttcttaggcgccataggtttttggagaatgcacattcctgagtatagccagatcgtgagccctctctacctggtcactcgcaagaagaatgatttccactggggccctgagcagcaacaagccttcacccagatcaagcaggagattgcccatgcagtagcccttggcccagtcaggacaggaccagatgtgaagaatgtgctttactctgcagccgggaaccatggtttgtcctggagcctttggcagaaagtgcctggtgagactcgaggccgaccactgggattttggagtcgaAGCTATAgggggtctgaagccaactatactccaacagagaaggaaattttagcagcctatgaaggagttcaggCCGCCTCGGAGGTGATCGGTACAGAAgcgcaactcctcctggcaccccgactgccagtgctggggtggatgttcaaagcaaagattccctccacccaccatgccaccagtgccacatggagcaagtggattgcccttATTACGCAGCGCGCCCGGATTGGAAAattgaatcgccctgggattttggagataattacaaactggcctgaaggtgaaaactttagtcttgcagatgaagaggaggaagtggcACATGCTGAAGAAGCGCCACCATATAAccaactgccagcagaagaaacacactatgctcttttcactgatggcTCTTGCCGCATTGTAGGAATGAaacggaagtggaaagcagccgtatggagTCCCACACGACGAGTTGCGGAAGCTACTGAAGGggaaggtggatcaagtcaatttgctgaactcaaagtggttcaactggccctggacattgctgaaagggagaagtggccaaaactctacctctacactgattcatggatggtagccaatgctctgtgggggtggctggagaggtggaagaaAGCTAATTGGCagcgtagaggaaaaccaatttgggctgctgatgAGTGGAAAAACATTGCCACCAGGGTAGAGAAGCTACCGGTGAAAGTTCgtcatgtagatgcccatgtccccaagagcagAGCCAATGAGGAACACCAAAACAACCAGCAAGTAGATcgggctgcaaagataggggtatcaaagatagacttggattGGCAACACAAAGGGGAATTGTTCTTGGcacgatgggcccatgatgcctcaggccatcagggtagagatgccacttTTAAGTGGGCACGAGATCGAGGGGTGGATCTAACCATGGGCAGTATATCTCAGGTAATCCACGACTGTGAGACATGTGCtaccatcaaacaggccaagcgggtaAAGCCCCTGTGGTACGGTGGGCGGTGGTCCACGTATAgatatggggaggcctggcagattgactacatcacactgccccagacacgccacAGCAAGCGTTATGTGCTCACaatggtagaagccaccacaggatggttggaaacctatcctgtgcctcatgctacggcccgtaacaccatcctaggccttgaaaagcaaattctttggaggcatggtacccctgagaggattgagtccgACAATGGaactcatttcaagaacagccttatcaacacttgggctagggaacatggtattgagtgggtgtaccatattccctaccatgcaccagctgcaggaaaagtagagag ggaccaggttgtacatggtggataa